A stretch of Vulpes vulpes isolate BD-2025 chromosome 4, VulVul3, whole genome shotgun sequence DNA encodes these proteins:
- the RPL26L1 gene encoding LOW QUALITY PROTEIN: ribosomal protein uL24-like (The sequence of the model RefSeq protein was modified relative to this genomic sequence to represent the inferred CDS: inserted 1 base in 1 codon) has protein sequence MFSMKFYPFVTWGCSTNRKRHFNAPSHVRRKIMPSPXSKELRQTCNVRSMPIRKDDEVQVVRGHCKGQQIGKVVQVYRKKYVIYTEWVQLEKADGTTVLVGIHTSKVVLIRLKLDKDRKKILERKAKSRQVGKEKGKYKEELIEKMQE, from the exons ATGTTCAGCATGAAGTTCTACCCCTTCGTGACCTGGGGCTGCAGCACAAACCGCAAGCGCCACTTCAACGCCCCCTCGCACGTGCGCAGGAAGATCATGCCTTCCC GCTCCAAGGAGCTGCGGCAGACGTGCAACGTCCGCTCCATGCCCATCCGCAAGGACGACGAGGTCCAG GTGGTTCGAGGACACTGCAAAGGTCAGCAAATTGGCAAGGTAGTCCAGGTGTACAGAAAGAAATATGTCATCTACACGGAGTGGGTACAGCTTGAGAAGGCTGATGGTACAACTGTCCTTGTGGGCATTCACACGAGCAAG GTGGTTCTCATCAGGCTAAAACTGGACAAAGATCGGAAAAAAATTCTTGAACGCAAAGCCAAATCTCGACAGGTcggaaaagagaaaggcaaatataagGAAGAACTTATTGAGAAAATGCAGGAGTGA